TTGCATAAGTTTCATGTCTCTTCTCTACATTCCctatgaataaatacatgtatcGTAGGTGATACAGTTGAACTACTGCTTAAACTTGCTGCCTCACATATTTAGAAAAGTGTTCACATTACAGTCATATGTGCTCGTTGAATAAGTTGTGCTTACTCGTCTAAAATGCCTACATTAAGGTGAGAATAACTGGATCTTTATTGCTTTggtcactgtaaaataaaactagCCACCTCGCTGACTCGTGAAAACCGATACAGTACATTGCATAAATAGTcaactaaatgtaaacaaacaagtgCAGCTCAAAATGCCAGAAAAAATCTCTTTTCAAGCAGCTTTTAAGACTGACATGTACGTTTCTCTGCCCCCAGTAAGtgcatttatatgcagataAATAATTcaagtagttttttttctgtcactcttaACAAAACaagctcgtgtgtgtgtttcatgctgcgattcacatttttttttccttctgtagAATAATGCAAATTATTGAAAAGTCACGAGGAGTATTTCAGTAGATTCTCGTTCAGTTTAACAACAGTTGGTACAAAGTCGCTCTCTGTGATAAAGTCCCCTGCAATGATATTGACAGAGCCGACCCTTGAGCCGGGGGTCTGCTCTTTGACCCAGCTCAGGAGGGTCGGGTACGTGGACATCACCAAGTCCTTCAGGGACTCTGTTGGGTGGGTGCAGATGTATTTCAGGTCCTCTGTCAGATTGATTCCTGTGACAAAGAAACctcctgaaacacaaaataaacaagaaattTATGATTAAAATCAAGTGTTCATTTATCAATCTTGTTTCCAAACTGCAGATTACCTGGTCGGCCGTGTTGTTTCCTGTATTCAAACGCCTCGATAAGCGCCTCAGCTTTGCATTTGTTGGCCCACCAGTAGGGAATATGTGGCCACAGGTCGCTGTGAGAGCTGGAAATAGTGTGTTCATAGGACACAATCACTGAGCAGCCTAAAGACCACAGGTTTCGAAGAGTTACCACTTCCTGAAATCAACAGAACAAACAAGCTTAGTTCAAAGTTAGGTCAAGGCTGgggttattttatgtttttattactggtGAAAAGACCCAAACCAGCAAAAGCATTGAGAGTCAAAGTGTCATATCCAGGCTGACTTCTCTTACACAATGCAATCTCTATTTCAGCATTTCTTTACTCCGTTCTTTCtgaacattttctattttttaacaAGAATCAGCATCAACAACAGCGTTTACTTTGTGAGCACAGAAAGAACTTAAGAATTTATGTCACTTTCGTCCAAATTCATAAACATTACCGACTAAAATCATTATAGAAAAGGTTGCTGGTAGATATACAAACTCTTGATACAAGCTTCactaattaatatttcatattactTGTCGGCACAGCTGGTAAAAAGTGTTGTATTGTTCAGGAAGTCAGAGTTTCTTCCAACGCAGGGACAatgctgaaatgaaataacatcAATTCAGTGTGAGGAGAAATCCAGAGAAGTATGAAAATAGATGGGGCTCTTTTATGGCTTTATTACCTGCGATTCAACTAGTACGGCAGTATAAATCCTGCTCCGCTTCACTAGTCTGTCTACCAAACACTCTGTAAGgattcaaatctttaaaaacacaaatacgtAGTTTCcacagctgggcactgtagtttttggcTAGTGTTACACAGACAGCAGTAGAAAGTGTATTTGTTGGGGGACACAtttgaaaatacagaaaatacttTTAGTATTATAAAtccattgttggttttggtcttttcttcCTTATTCTTTGGGGAGGTTGTACCGTTTTAGAGCAGAGTTTGGAGGTGAATATGTTGCGTATGGTTGTGAGCAGCAGCATGTGGAGCTCCGGGCTCAGGCCGAGGAAGTGGCTGAAGGAGAGGATGACCACTTCTTTGGGATGAGCGTCCAGCCACTCTCTTATCTCCATTAGAACCGTCTGCCACGAAAAACACAAGTTACAACAGGATTCAGTAACTGAAGGCACACAACACAGCCGTATTTTAACTTAGGACTTGGTTTTTGGCATCCGCACACAGATCTACGATACGATGGAAATCTGTTACAACCTGCCAAAAGACGTCTCACCACCTGGCAACTCTGCTGGAGCAGAGGTGAGTCAAGAGCAATCTGATGCATCATGCAAGCTGCCCATATGATAGGCCTATACCTGCCTATTCTGAACCTCAACTGGCTTGTGGACATGTTGAGTATCATGGAAATCACGACTCGGCCACCTAGTGTCAACTGTTATATCATTTAATGGTTGCATATGTAAGGATGGCAAAcctttcatatttaaaaaaggacCCGTGTGGAGGACTTACTCACATCTAGCTGGGTTGTTGCTGATTGTGTTGCCCTCACCTAACATGTCCTTTCCTATTATGAGAAAGGAGAAACTACTGTGGCTGCGAAACACGTGGAAAATGCCCTATCTAGAGGCAGCGTTTGTCCGACCTGTGCTTTAATAGAAACAAACGTCTAAAATATAAAACGCTGATACTAACAAaccaaaacataatgatttttAGGTGACTATGCACTGCATCCATTTCCTTcaggtggtggcagcaggtttagcacaGCGTTTCAGACATTCATCTATCCAGCAAGGCATGCCAGCTCCTCCAgggggatcccgaggcgttcccaggctagatgggctatgtagcGGGTTCGgggtctgccctggggtctcctcccagttggatgtgaccagaacacctccaaaaaGAAAGGCAACTGAACTACCTCTACTCTGAGGTCCTAACCTTGTCTCCAAGGCTGCATTCAGGCAGGAAAATGAAAAACGTTAAACCATCAAAAAGTTGAGCCCGATCCAAAAACTGAGCCACGTCACGCTCCGGCCGGCAGTCCGACCTGAGGAGAAACCTTTTTTACCACGTAGCATAAACATTCTGCTTTCCGTTAACAACCATGGAAGAGATACTGATCGCTGCAGTCTGCGGTTTTCCTGAGATCTACAATCTCTGGCCACCAACTCATTATTgtaaacacactggacctttaataactgaacatgttgctgcttttgtttgtttgcattttgaagAAGTCCTAAACTAGAAAACTGCCAGAGCATATAATCTAGTCTAATTTAGACATTACATTGAGAACTGTTTGTAGTTCCTGTTTCCGCGTGAATAAATGAGTAACAGCACTTCTGAGAACGGCTCTCAAATTGAAACCatgtaactttaaaaatgaaacaacaccttcttcttcctcttacaCATAAAATGTTGAATTCATAAGCAATAAACCGCTGCTGCAGTTCAACACGCTCTGTGGTTTCGCTGCTGTCGCCATAACTGGTCTGGTATGACCGGTAGTTTACGATGGCTGATGTCAGCAAATTTTAGATAGATATGAATCTCCTGTACTTGTGCATCGCGTCAAGTATCATCTTGTCCTTGTTACCTGTTAGTAAAAGTAATGTTCCCGCTACAATAACCATAAATACTTTTATAATTATGACCGTAATGTTTATTGCAGACTGTCAAAACAGTCATAACCAGTCTAATTAAAAAAGCAGGGATGATTTAGTATCTCACTGCAGTGATGACGACGAGTCTTCTTTATGGTTATTGCTGAAGATGCAAACATTTCACAGGAGCAACAACGTAATGGATATTGTGTCAGCGTGCCATTACTTCACCTCCACAGTGAGCGTGGTGTATACGCCGTGGTAGAAGTACAGATCAGTGGAGCTGTCATTGGGCCTGTGTGCAATCCTCAGGTCACAGTATCGGACTCCACAGTCCAGCTGCTGCTTTATAGTGTATTCCTGCAAGAGGCGGGACACACAGATGATGTCCAGCTTAAAATACCAGATCACTTTACTCTTACTCACAATTTTCATGGATTTAAATTAATCTAGAGCGATTTGACTTGGTTGTAGATACGTGAAGACTCGTCCAcaccagacctcaggtgacctgaaGGActgtaccaaaaactgcagttcctcaaacgtccacttgaggctggctacagaatgagtcagtctccataagtccccatgttaaaatgtccaacttcacagcagaagtaaacatgtttatagtctggtacaaaaaacagttttggtctctatagctaatttccccgttcatgacaactgtactgagggtgaatttatattaaactcacctgttcaaattatattatggcttaaagttatacataattaacagtgcGGATGCTTTGATTGGTGCTGTTACAAGTAGcctgtttgagcaaccaggcttcattcagctcacctGAGGTCCTTCAATGATCGaggtctttgccaattttttagattagcacGACTGCCAACAAGGTCGGAGGCCAGcgccaccacactgagcttcacaacggctcttcagaaacctgctgGTGCCGTCACGAATACTACatccgttctttatactgtcattgtttaGAAGTGAAGgagcctcttggatgagaagTGAAACATCTTTacagatctacaaccaagtctcGTCGTCCCAGATTTaacctggacgactgagaaccttcacagacacacatttaaatagtGTTGTATATCCCATTTGTAtagtatgtttatatttattcatacagtgaTAACTCTCCAATACTTGTATACACTAGTACACACAATCCTTTCACATTTGTAGTAcagatatacatatattttcttgtattttgcttttttttatcttctatgTCTCTTGCACTGTCACTGTAACAAGTGCTTTTAATGCTGAGCCCGTGCTAACCTACATATGACAGACAAACCATTGAAATTTGGCTGTTTTATTACCTGGGTTATCGCCCACTTGTACACAAACGGGCGAATAAGAGGCTTCATGTATTTGTCCAGCTTTTGAAGCATGTCAGGCTGGGTGAGGTCAACGGGGGATCTGTCATTCATATCCAGACAGTAGGTTATTGCATTGTGGCTTCCTAATCGGAGGGGAAAAGATAgtaaacatcatcatcactagacatttcattcatgtttcatgAAAAGCTATGGTGGCTCTGGGAGGTTAATGTGCTGCAGCAAAGGAAAACCGAAGCCAACGACTCATTTGAAACACATTAGAAAATGCCCTGCAAATATAGATTGTGCTTTCTGCTTTTCCAGCATGTTTCTTTATCCATTACATTGTTAACCCTTAACTGCATATCATTTTAGATTCTGCTGCgctctgtgtatttttagaaaAGTGACTACAGTTTTCTATCTCGCAGCTGTGTCTTGCTAAGTGCCTGCAGAGAGCCGGCTTCTCGTGATAACCTTCAAGGCCAAAGATAAGGGTCGGGTTCCCATTAGGAAAGACTCACTTGTCATGCCTGAGAAACAACTGAACTTTGGTTTCTTGTAATCATGTTAAAGGTTTTCTGAACACGTAAGATGCAGGGCAGGAACTGTATACAGCTTACGATAAGTAAAAAGGAGGCAAAGGTACAAGTCGTGGaagagaaagattaaaaatcgttgttgttttttgttataaCAATGGTGTCAATCAAAGACAATTCTGGAGTAAATTTGTTTCCTCATTTCTGTATTTGGGTGTGTTTGAATTTCCCCATGTCAGACTGGTAAAGATGTTTTCcataatttgcatttgttttctttagctGCAGCGCACTGAGATCTCGGTGCCACACTCTGTGCCAGCTCGGATAGATTTACAATATATAAAGAGTTATTGGTAACACTTAAAAAAgacttaaacacattttaatcgTGATGACGattaaatatttagaatattttcacttaaGTCTTGACTCACTTTTgcctaaaataaaatccatacACGAACACAGAGCAACAGTGGTTGtctaaaatctttttaaaatcttttttattacatgaataaataaacaaattgaTCCAAGAAAAagtctttatattttaaaaatcagagcAGCTTCAAATACCATCAAGAGTTAAGTTTCTAGATACACAATCAGGCAGCATGATAAAATCTAAAATTGATATAAAGAAGTCAGAGTGATGTTTAAATTTCCTAAGATTTCCGAACATGTGTCGTTTGGTCAATGAACCCTTAAACTGTTGTAAAGTTACAGACAGTCATAAAGATAAAGGGTCGGTCTTCCTTATTAACTAATTTATTACACACTCAAAAAGAATGACACATAACACAAATACTAACCACACAAACAATCACCACTCAACTACTGTAACAACATACAGGCCTTACCCTTTAGGGATCATTTGGATACCAAAGATAAATTTGATTTCAGCACTGTCGTCTCCAATAAAGTCTATGAAGGGctccagacagagaaaaacaaccacTTATGCCTCCTTGGAGAACATTAAGCCAACAACTCAATGCTGTAAGATTCAGACCTGTGCACAGTACCAGAGAACACTAAGGATGTCAGTTTAATTCAGATACAGCAGCTTGCAGGTCTAAGATAGTGTAATGCTGCGTTAAGTATAAACTTGACTGtcacttaattaaaaaaacacggGGCAGCTTCATCAGTGTAACTTTTAATGTCCGCTTCAACTATAAGACAACTAACAACGAAGATGACACATCACCTGACTGTTAATCTTAGGTGTATCATAATTTATAGGCCCTGTTCTATATGAAGCAATAAAATACAAGtagttattaattaaaatatgcaaaacaagGTGATCTACAAAATAAATCTAGACAAATATAAGTCTAATTGCCGAGGATTAAGCTCAATAAGAACAATAAGATATTAGATGTTTGAATTTATGAATTTTCACATTAGATGCACATATGTACCTACATGCTTACATGttatattatgtaaattaaGACTTCCT
Above is a window of Larimichthys crocea isolate SSNF chromosome XVII, L_crocea_2.0, whole genome shotgun sequence DNA encoding:
- the plcxd1.1 gene encoding PI-PLC X domain-containing protein 1 — its product is MSSVCAVSELSLGELPMESWMSHLPCALWDTPLYHLAIPGSHNAITYCLDMNDRSPVDLTQPDMLQKLDKYMKPLIRPFVYKWAITQEYTIKQQLDCGVRYCDLRIAHRPNDSSTDLYFYHGVYTTLTVETVLMEIREWLDAHPKEVVILSFSHFLGLSPELHMLLLTTIRNIFTSKLCSKTEVVTLRNLWSLGCSVIVSYEHTISSSHSDLWPHIPYWWANKCKAEALIEAFEYRKQHGRPGGFFVTGINLTEDLKYICTHPTESLKDLVMSTYPTLLSWVKEQTPGSRVGSVNIIAGDFITESDFVPTVVKLNENLLKYSS